In a single window of the Aerosakkonema funiforme FACHB-1375 genome:
- the ltrA gene encoding group II intron reverse transcriptase/maturase, with amino-acid sequence MKDRVRKDIGAKEALAEWSDINWKTVNKRIKNLRHRIYRATQEKRWNQVRNLMKLLMRSYSNLLVSVRRVTQDNQGKRTAGTDGQKVKTPQDRVKLVNEWKDFQPWRVKPTKRIYIPKSNGKRRPLGIPTVNDRIAQAIVKNALEPIWEARFEANSYGFRPGRGCHDAIEQCFARLQKGKDTWVLDADIKGAFDNISHEYVLKTIGEIPGRELIKQWLKAGYIESEVFHETESGTPQGGIISPLLANIALDGMDEWLGSLTKTKWGKTYQYGNKKVHSKHKYRKYGFIRYADDFIVTAETKEEIEAILPEIKAWLAKKGLQLNEEKTQIKHISEGFNFLGFNIKQYQGKCLIKPQQEKVKDKINQIKTWLDEHPNVQPETVISVLNPILRGWANYYKHGVSSRTFNYFDHRMVKLLIRWAKKRHPNKGVEWVIPRYFGRIKGDHWVFTAKARDRRGKSKESFIFKMATTEITRHIKVKERASPDDPTLRMYWEQRQTRYGKAYFAKGSKLYLIAQNQNWRCPICGEHLFNGERIDTHHKVEVANGGSDEVNNLVHVHKECHKHLHSGQQPVYKRA; translated from the coding sequence GTGAAAGATAGAGTCCGTAAGGACATCGGAGCCAAGGAAGCCTTAGCAGAATGGTCTGACATTAACTGGAAGACCGTGAACAAAAGGATTAAGAACCTGAGACACAGAATTTATCGTGCTACACAGGAAAAGCGATGGAATCAGGTGAGAAACCTGATGAAATTGCTAATGCGAAGTTACTCCAATCTTCTTGTGTCCGTGCGAAGAGTAACCCAAGACAATCAAGGCAAGCGAACAGCAGGCACAGATGGTCAAAAGGTGAAAACACCCCAAGACAGGGTGAAGCTAGTCAATGAATGGAAAGACTTCCAACCTTGGAGGGTCAAGCCAACCAAGAGGATATATATACCAAAATCCAATGGCAAACGCCGTCCACTAGGAATTCCGACCGTTAACGACCGCATCGCACAGGCAATAGTCAAAAATGCCCTAGAGCCAATCTGGGAAGCCCGCTTTGAGGCAAACAGTTACGGCTTTCGACCGGGTAGAGGATGTCACGATGCCATAGAACAGTGCTTCGCCAGACTACAAAAAGGCAAAGACACTTGGGTATTAGACGCCGATATCAAGGGAGCATTTGACAACATCAGTCACGAATATGTACTCAAAACTATCGGAGAAATACCGGGAAGAGAGTTAATTAAACAGTGGCTGAAGGCAGGATACATCGAATCAGAAGTATTCCATGAAACGGAAAGCGGCACCCCGCAAGGCGGAATCATTTCACCCTTACTAGCCAACATCGCGTTAGATGGAATGGACGAATGGCTGGGAAGCCTCACAAAAACCAAGTGGGGAAAAACGTACCAGTACGGAAATAAAAAAGTCCATAGCAAACATAAGTACAGGAAGTATGGATTTATCCGCTACGCTGACGACTTCATAGTCACTGCTGAAACTAAGGAAGAAATAGAAGCAATCCTGCCGGAAATAAAAGCCTGGTTAGCCAAAAAGGGTCTACAACTCAATGAGGAAAAGACCCAAATCAAACATATCTCAGAAGGTTTTAACTTTCTGGGGTTCAATATAAAGCAATACCAAGGCAAATGCCTCATCAAGCCCCAACAGGAAAAAGTAAAGGACAAAATAAACCAAATAAAAACCTGGTTAGACGAACATCCGAACGTCCAACCGGAAACGGTCATCAGTGTCCTGAACCCAATACTGAGGGGTTGGGCAAACTACTATAAACATGGAGTAAGCAGCCGCACATTCAACTACTTCGACCACAGGATGGTAAAGTTGCTCATCAGATGGGCAAAGAAAAGACATCCCAACAAAGGAGTGGAATGGGTCATCCCCCGATATTTTGGAAGAATAAAGGGCGACCATTGGGTATTCACAGCTAAAGCCAGAGACAGAAGGGGAAAATCCAAAGAAAGCTTCATCTTCAAGATGGCTACTACGGAAATCACCCGACACATCAAAGTCAAAGAGAGGGCGTCACCCGACGACCCAACACTGAGAATGTACTGGGAACAGCGACAAACCAGGTATGGCAAAGCATACTTCGCCAAAGGTTCCAAGCTATATCTAATAGCGCAAAACCAAAACTGGCGATGCCCAATCTGCGGTGAACACCTCTTCAATGGGGAACGCATTGATACCCACCATAAAGTAGAAGTGGCTAACGGAGGCAGCGACGAAGTGAATAACTTAGTTCATGTCCACAAAGAATGCCACAAACACCTACATAGTGGGCAGCAACCTGTGTACAAGAGAGCTTGA